One window of Globicephala melas chromosome 5, mGloMel1.2, whole genome shotgun sequence genomic DNA carries:
- the AFP gene encoding alpha-fetoprotein has translation MKWEVSIFLIFLLNFTESRTMQKNAYGIASILDSSPCSAEMNLVDLATIFFAQFVQEATYKEVSQMVKDVLTVIEKSTGSEQPAGCLENQVSAFLEEICHEKEIPGKYGLSDCCSQSGEERHDCFLAHKKAVPASIPPFQVPEPVTSCKAYEEDRELFMNRYVYEIARRHPFLYAPTILSLAAQYDKVIPPCCKAENAVECFQTKAASITKELRESSLLNQHICAVMRKFGPRTFRAITVTKLSQKFPKANFTEIQRLVVDVAHVHEECCRGNVLECLQDGEKIMSYICSQQDILSSKIAECCKLPTALELGHCIIHAENDDKPEGLSPTLNRFLGETDFNQLSSREKDLYMARFTYEYSRRHTKLAVPIILRVARGYQELLEKCSQSGNPPECQDKGEEELEKYIQESQALAKRSCGLFQKLGEYYLQNAFLVAYTKKAPQLTPAELMTLTRKMATTGATCCHLSEDKQLACGEGAADLIIGLLCIRHEETPVNPGVGQCCTSSYANRRPCFSSLVVDETYVSPPFSDDKFIFHKDLCQAQGVALQTMKQQFLINLVKQKPQITEEQLEAVIADFSGLLEKCCQGQGQEVCFEEEGPALISKTRAALGV, from the exons ATGAAGTGGGAggtatcaatttttttaatttttctactaAATTTTACTGAATCCAGAACAATGCAAAAAAATGCATATGGAATAG CTTCCATATTGGATTCTTCCCCATGCTCTGCAGAGATGAATTTAGTTGACCT AGCTACCATATTTTTTGCCCAGTTTGTTCAAGAGGCCACTTACAAGGAAGTAAGTCAAATGGTGAAAGATGTATTGACTGTAATAGAGAAATCCACTGGCAGTGAGCAGCCTGCAGGGTGTTTAGAAAACCAG GTGTCTGCCTTTCTGGAAGAAATTTGCCATGAAAAGGAAATTCCTGGAAAGTATGGGCTTTCAGACTGCTGCAGCCAAAGTGGAGAGGAAAGACATGACTGTTTCCTAGCACACAAAAAGGCCGTTCCAGCATCCATCCCACCTTTCCAAGTTCCAGAACCTGTCACGAGTTGTAAAGCATATGAAGAAGACAGGGAGCTATTTATGAACCG ATACGTCTATGAGATAGCAAGAAGGCACCCCTTCCTATATGCACCTACAATTCTTTCTTTGGCTGCTCAATATGACAAAGTAATTCCACCTTGCTGCAAAGCTGAAAATGCAGTTGAATGCTTCCAAACAAAG GCAGCATCAATTACAAAAGAATTAAGAGAAAGCAGCTTGTTAAATCAACATATCTGTGCAGTAATGAGAAAGTTTGGACCCCGAACCTTCCGAGCCAT aactGTTACTAAACTGAGTCAAAAGTTTCCCAAAGCTAATTTTACTGAAATTCAGAGACTGGTCGTGGATGTGGCCCACGTACACGAGGAATGCTGCAGAGGAAATGTGCTGGAGTGTCTGCAGGATGGG gaaaaaattatgTCCTACATATGTTCTCAGCAAGATATCCTGTCAAGCAAAATAGCAGAATGCTGCAAATTACCCACCGCACTTGAACTTGGTCATTGCATAATTCATGCAGAAAATGATGACAAACCTGAAGGCTTATCTCCAACTCTAAATAGGTTTTTAGGAGAGACAGATTTCAACCAACTTTCTTCAAGGGAAAAAGATCTCTACATGGCAAG ATTTACTTATGAATATTCAAGAAGACATACTAAGCTTGCTGTCCCAATAATTCTAAGAGTTGCTAGAGGATATCAGGAGTTATTGGAGAAATGTTCACAGTCTGGAAACCCTCCTGAATGCCAGGATAAAGGG GAAGAAGAGTTAGAGAAATATATCCAGGAGAGCCAAGCGCTGGCAAAGCGAAGCTGCGGCCTCTTCCAGAAATTAGGAGAATATTACTTACAAAATGC GTTTCTTGTTGCTTACACCAAGAAGGCCCCTCAGCTGACCCCAGCTGAGCTGATGACCTTGACCAGGAAAATGGCGACCACGGGAGCCACTTGTTGCCATCTCAGTGAGGACAAACAATTGGCCTGTGGTGAGGGAGCG GCTGACCTTATCATTGGACTTTTATGTATCAGACATGAAGAGACTCCTGTAAACCCTGGGGTTGGCCAGTGCTGCACCTCTTCATACGCCAACAGGAGGCCATGTTTCAGCAGCTTGGTGGTGGATGAGACATACGTTTCTCCGCCATTCTCTGATGACAAGTTCATCTTCCATAAGGATCTGTGCCAAGCTCAGGGTGTAGCACTGCAAACAATGAAGCAACA GTTTCTCATTAACCTTGTGAAGCAAAAGCCACAAATCACAGAGGAACAACTTGAGGCCGTCATTGCAGATTTCTCTGGCCTCCTGGAAAAGTGCTGCCAAGGCCAAGGGCAGGAAGTCTGCTTTGAGGAAGAG GGTCCAGCACTGATTTCAAAAACTCGTGCTGCTTTGGGAGTTTAA